A stretch of Chanodichthys erythropterus isolate Z2021 chromosome 20, ASM2448905v1, whole genome shotgun sequence DNA encodes these proteins:
- the fmnl3 gene encoding formin-like protein 3 isoform X1: MGNIESVDGQSEMKHHIMPLKVPMPDPTELEERFAIVLNSMNLPPDKARLLRQYDNEKKWDLICDQERFQVKNPPHTYIQKLRGYLDPRVTRKKFRRRVQESTKVLRELEISLRTNHIGWVREFLNDENRGLDILVEYLSFAQCAVMLDFEGLENGEDFSLDKAKSWSRSIEDLHQNGCNTLVRSARQSVLRYGTAANSKTIKNSRLVSQKDDVHVCIMCLRAIMNYQYGFNLVMSHAHAVNEIALSLNNKNPRTKALVLELLAAVCLVRGGHEIILSAFDNFKEVCKEKHRFEKLMEYFRSEDGNIDFMVACMQFINIVVHSVEDMNFRVHLQYEFTKLGLDDFLEKSKHTESDKLSVQIQAYLDNVFDVGGLLEDAETKNVALEKVEELEEHLSHVTEKLLDVENETMMKVADLEKQLLHKDKELSAIKETYESASSQVHTLRRMIQEKDAAFQRHNNIEKRLLELEQQGTIRLRKQPDGDIAIEALGGGAAAGASLRDLGSLTASMIGSGGPGATSPCPIEAVAPPPPPPPPPPAPPLPSEVECVPIPPPPPPPLPGTSPSVILSVGLSAIRIKKPIKTKFRLPVFNWTALKPNQINGTVFNEIDDERVLEELDLEKFEELFKTKAQGPVVDLSCSKSKVSQKAINKVQLLDANRSKNLAITLRKANKTTEEICKAIQTFDLKALPVDFVECLMRFLPTEAESKLLRQYERERRPLDQLAEEDRFMLLFSKIERLTQRMSIITFVGNFSDNVNMLTPQLNAIIAASASVKSSPKLKKILEIILALGNYMNSSKRGSVYGFKLQSLDLLLDTKSTDRKMTLLHYIALVVKEKYPDLATFYNELHFVDKAAAVSLENVLLDVKELGKGMDLVRRECSLHDHAVLKSFHQTNDTQLDKLQKDSKTAEEAFNNVVHYFGESPKTTPPSVFFPVFVRFIRAYKEAVEENEQRKKQEEAMREKLLAQEAKQHDPKVQAQKKRQQQQDLIAELRRRQAKDHRPVYEGKDGTIEDIITVLKSVPFTARTAKRGSRFFCDTNLFDESIC, translated from the exons AACTCTATGAACCTGCCCCCAGATAAAGCACGTCTCCTCCGGCAGTACGATAATGAGAAGAAGTGGGACCTTATCTGTGACCAG GAGCGTTTCCAAGTAAAGAATCCTCCACATACATACATCCAGAAACTACGTGGATATTTAGACCCAAGAGTCACACGCAAG AAATTCCGCAGGAGGGTCCAGGAATCCACCAAAGTCTTGCGAGAGCTGGAGATATCACTGAGAACCAATCACATAGG GTGGGTTCGTGAGTTCCTCAACGATGAGAACAGAGGCCTGGACATCCTGGTGGAGTATCTCTCCTTCGCCCAGTGTGCCGTCAT GTTGGATTTTGAAGGGCTGGAGAATGGCGAGGACTTTTCGCTGGACAAGGCTAAGTCCTGGAGCAGGTCCATCGAGGATCTGCACCAGAACGGCTGCAATACGCTGGTGCGCTCTGCGCGGCAATCCGTCCTCCG CTATGGCACAGCTGCCAACAGCAAAACCATCAAAAACTCCAGATTAGTCAGTCAAAAGGATGATGTGCATGTGTGCATCATGTGCCTCAGAGCAATCATGAACTATCAG TATGGCTTCAACCTCGTCATGTCTCATGCACATGCGGTCAACGAAATCGCCCTGAGTTTGAACAATAAGAACCCAAG AACAAAGGCGCTGGTCCTGGAGCTGCTGGCTGCTGTGTGTTTGGTGCGAGGTGGTCATGAAATCATCCTCTCAGCGTTTGATAACTTCAAAGAG GTTTGTAAGGAGAAGCACCGCTTTGAGAAGCTGATGGAATATTTCCGTAGCGAAGATGGGAACATTGACTTCATG GTGGCTTGTATGCAGTTCATCAACATTGTGGTCCATTCGGTTGAGGACATGAACTTCCGTGTACATCTGCAGTACGAGTTCACTAAACTGGGGCTTGATGACTTCCTGGAG AAATCCAAGCACACAGAGAGTGATAAGTTGTCGGTGCAGATCCAGGCTTACCTGGATAATGTGTTTGATGTTGGAGGTCTGTTGGAGGACGCTGAAACAAAGAATGTGGCCCTGGAGAAAGTGGAGGAGCTGGAAGAGCATTTGTCACAT GTGACAGAGAAGCTTCTAGATGTTGAAAATGAGACCATGATGAAGGTAGCAGACCTGGAGAAACAGCTGTTACACAAAGACAAGGAACTGTCAGCCATAAAG GAGACGTATGAGTCCGCCAGCTCACAGGTGCACACGCTGCGGCGGATGATCCAGGAGAAGGACGCTGCCTTCCAGAGGCACAACAACATCGAGAAGCGGTTGCTGGAGTTGGAGCAGCAGGGCACCATCCGTTTACGCAAGCAGCCTGATGGGGACATTGCCATTGAGGCTCTGGGTGGTGGAGCAGCAGCTGGAGCTTCTCTGAGAGACCTGGGCTCACTTACTGCAAGCATGATTGGGAGTGGAGGTCCAGGTGCCACATCACCCTGTCCTATTGAAGCTGTTGCTCCACCCCCGCCGCCACCACCACCTCCACCTGCcccaccactcccttcagaaG TCGAGTGTGTTCCTATtcctcctccacctcctccaCCTCTACCTGGAACATCACCATCAGTCATCCTTAGTGTCGGCTTATCag CCATACGTATCAAGAAACCAATAAAAACCAAGTTCCGTCTTCCTGTCTTCAACTGGACTGCACTGAAACCCAACCAGATCAACGGCACCGTCTTCAACGAGATCGATGATGAGCGTGTGCTTGAG GAGTTGGATCTGGAGAAGTTTGAGGAGCTGTTCAAGACAAAAGCCCAGGGTCCTGTGGTAGATCTGTCATGCTCAAAGAGCAAGGTTTCCCAAAAGGCCATCAATAAAGTTCAGCTGCTTGATGCCAATCGTTCGAAGAACTTGGCCATCACTCTGCGCAAGGCCAACAAGACCACAGAGGAGATctgcaaagccattcaaac GTTTGATCTGAAAGCCTTGCCGGTGGACTTTGTGGAATGCCTGATGCGGTTCCTGCCCACGGAGGCTGAGAGCAAACTACTGCGTCAGTACGAGCGGGAGAGGAGACCTCTGGACCAGCTTGCTGAGGAAGACCGCTTCATGCTCCTCTTCAGCAAGATTGAGCGGCTCACTCAGAGAATGAGCATCATCACGTTTGTGGGCAACTTCAGCGATAATGTCAACATGCTGACCCCG CAACTCAACGCCATCATCGCGGCATCAGCTTCAGTGAAGTCCTCTCCAAAGTTAAAGAAGATTCTTGAA ATCATTCTGGCTCTGGGCAACTACATGAACAGTAGTAAAAGAGGCTCGGTGTATGGTTTCAAACTTCAGAGTCTGGATCTG CTGCTAGATACTAAGTCTACTGACCGGAAGATGACACTTCTCCACTACATTGCTCTGGTCGTCAAAGAGAAATATCCTGATCTGGCTACCTTCtacaatgaactgcactttgTGGATAAAGCTGCAGCAG TCTCCCTGGAGAACGTGCTGTTGGATGTTAAGGAGCTCGGTAAAGGCATGGATCTGGTCAGAAGAGAGTGCAGTCTGCACGACCACGCCGTACTCAagagcttccaccagaccaaCGATACGCAGCTGGACAAACTACAGAAAGACTCCAAGACTGCTGAG GAGGCCTTCAACAATGTGGTGCATTACTTTGGTGAGAGTCCTAAGACTACGCCGCCCTCTGTCTTCTTCCCAGTGTTTGTACGGTTCATCAGAGCTTACAAG GAGGCTGTGGAGGAAAACGAACAGAGGAAGAAGCAAGAGGAAGCAATGAGAGAAAAACTACTAGCACAGGAGGCCAAACAGCACGACCCCAAG GTCCAGGCTCAAAAGAAGCGACAGCAACAGCAGGATTTGATCGCAGAGCTCCGCCGCAGACAAGCCAAGGACCACCGGCCTGTGTATGAGGGCAAAGATGGCACCATTGAAGACATTATCACAG TGCTGAAGAGTGTCCCCTTCACAGCCCGCACGGCCAAACGGGGCTCGCGCTTCTTCTGCGATACCAACCTCTTCGATGAGTCCATCTGCTAG
- the fmnl3 gene encoding formin-like protein 3 isoform X5 gives MNSMNLPPDKARLLRQYDNEKKWDLICDQERFQVKNPPHTYIQKLRGYLDPRVTRKKFRRRVQESTKVLRELEISLRTNHIGWVREFLNDENRGLDILVEYLSFAQCAVMLDFEGLENGEDFSLDKAKSWSRSIEDLHQNGCNTLVRSARQSVLRYGTAANSKTIKNSRLVSQKDDVHVCIMCLRAIMNYQYGFNLVMSHAHAVNEIALSLNNKNPRTKALVLELLAAVCLVRGGHEIILSAFDNFKEVCKEKHRFEKLMEYFRSEDGNIDFMVACMQFINIVVHSVEDMNFRVHLQYEFTKLGLDDFLEKSKHTESDKLSVQIQAYLDNVFDVGGLLEDAETKNVALEKVEELEEHLSHVTEKLLDVENETMMKVADLEKQLLHKDKELSAIKETYESASSQVHTLRRMIQEKDAAFQRHNNIEKRLLELEQQGTIRLRKQPDGDIAIEALGGGAAAGASLRDLGSLTASMIGSGGPGATSPCPIEAVAPPPPPPPPPPAPPLPSEVECVPIPPPPPPPLPGTSPSVILSVGLSAIRIKKPIKTKFRLPVFNWTALKPNQINGTVFNEIDDERVLEELDLEKFEELFKTKAQGPVVDLSCSKSKVSQKAINKVQLLDANRSKNLAITLRKANKTTEEICKAIQTFDLKALPVDFVECLMRFLPTEAESKLLRQYERERRPLDQLAEEDRFMLLFSKIERLTQRMSIITFVGNFSDNVNMLTPQLNAIIAASASVKSSPKLKKILEIILALGNYMNSSKRGSVYGFKLQSLDLLLDTKSTDRKMTLLHYIALVVKEKYPDLATFYNELHFVDKAAAVSLENVLLDVKELGKGMDLVRRECSLHDHAVLKSFHQTNDTQLDKLQKDSKTAEEAFNNVVHYFGESPKTTPPSVFFPVFVRFIRAYKEAVEENEQRKKQEEAMREKLLAQEAKQHDPKVQAQKKRQQQQDLIAELRRRQAKDHRPVYEGKDGTIEDIITVLKSVPFTARTAKRGSRFFCDTNLFDESIC, from the exons atg AACTCTATGAACCTGCCCCCAGATAAAGCACGTCTCCTCCGGCAGTACGATAATGAGAAGAAGTGGGACCTTATCTGTGACCAG GAGCGTTTCCAAGTAAAGAATCCTCCACATACATACATCCAGAAACTACGTGGATATTTAGACCCAAGAGTCACACGCAAG AAATTCCGCAGGAGGGTCCAGGAATCCACCAAAGTCTTGCGAGAGCTGGAGATATCACTGAGAACCAATCACATAGG GTGGGTTCGTGAGTTCCTCAACGATGAGAACAGAGGCCTGGACATCCTGGTGGAGTATCTCTCCTTCGCCCAGTGTGCCGTCAT GTTGGATTTTGAAGGGCTGGAGAATGGCGAGGACTTTTCGCTGGACAAGGCTAAGTCCTGGAGCAGGTCCATCGAGGATCTGCACCAGAACGGCTGCAATACGCTGGTGCGCTCTGCGCGGCAATCCGTCCTCCG CTATGGCACAGCTGCCAACAGCAAAACCATCAAAAACTCCAGATTAGTCAGTCAAAAGGATGATGTGCATGTGTGCATCATGTGCCTCAGAGCAATCATGAACTATCAG TATGGCTTCAACCTCGTCATGTCTCATGCACATGCGGTCAACGAAATCGCCCTGAGTTTGAACAATAAGAACCCAAG AACAAAGGCGCTGGTCCTGGAGCTGCTGGCTGCTGTGTGTTTGGTGCGAGGTGGTCATGAAATCATCCTCTCAGCGTTTGATAACTTCAAAGAG GTTTGTAAGGAGAAGCACCGCTTTGAGAAGCTGATGGAATATTTCCGTAGCGAAGATGGGAACATTGACTTCATG GTGGCTTGTATGCAGTTCATCAACATTGTGGTCCATTCGGTTGAGGACATGAACTTCCGTGTACATCTGCAGTACGAGTTCACTAAACTGGGGCTTGATGACTTCCTGGAG AAATCCAAGCACACAGAGAGTGATAAGTTGTCGGTGCAGATCCAGGCTTACCTGGATAATGTGTTTGATGTTGGAGGTCTGTTGGAGGACGCTGAAACAAAGAATGTGGCCCTGGAGAAAGTGGAGGAGCTGGAAGAGCATTTGTCACAT GTGACAGAGAAGCTTCTAGATGTTGAAAATGAGACCATGATGAAGGTAGCAGACCTGGAGAAACAGCTGTTACACAAAGACAAGGAACTGTCAGCCATAAAG GAGACGTATGAGTCCGCCAGCTCACAGGTGCACACGCTGCGGCGGATGATCCAGGAGAAGGACGCTGCCTTCCAGAGGCACAACAACATCGAGAAGCGGTTGCTGGAGTTGGAGCAGCAGGGCACCATCCGTTTACGCAAGCAGCCTGATGGGGACATTGCCATTGAGGCTCTGGGTGGTGGAGCAGCAGCTGGAGCTTCTCTGAGAGACCTGGGCTCACTTACTGCAAGCATGATTGGGAGTGGAGGTCCAGGTGCCACATCACCCTGTCCTATTGAAGCTGTTGCTCCACCCCCGCCGCCACCACCACCTCCACCTGCcccaccactcccttcagaaG TCGAGTGTGTTCCTATtcctcctccacctcctccaCCTCTACCTGGAACATCACCATCAGTCATCCTTAGTGTCGGCTTATCag CCATACGTATCAAGAAACCAATAAAAACCAAGTTCCGTCTTCCTGTCTTCAACTGGACTGCACTGAAACCCAACCAGATCAACGGCACCGTCTTCAACGAGATCGATGATGAGCGTGTGCTTGAG GAGTTGGATCTGGAGAAGTTTGAGGAGCTGTTCAAGACAAAAGCCCAGGGTCCTGTGGTAGATCTGTCATGCTCAAAGAGCAAGGTTTCCCAAAAGGCCATCAATAAAGTTCAGCTGCTTGATGCCAATCGTTCGAAGAACTTGGCCATCACTCTGCGCAAGGCCAACAAGACCACAGAGGAGATctgcaaagccattcaaac GTTTGATCTGAAAGCCTTGCCGGTGGACTTTGTGGAATGCCTGATGCGGTTCCTGCCCACGGAGGCTGAGAGCAAACTACTGCGTCAGTACGAGCGGGAGAGGAGACCTCTGGACCAGCTTGCTGAGGAAGACCGCTTCATGCTCCTCTTCAGCAAGATTGAGCGGCTCACTCAGAGAATGAGCATCATCACGTTTGTGGGCAACTTCAGCGATAATGTCAACATGCTGACCCCG CAACTCAACGCCATCATCGCGGCATCAGCTTCAGTGAAGTCCTCTCCAAAGTTAAAGAAGATTCTTGAA ATCATTCTGGCTCTGGGCAACTACATGAACAGTAGTAAAAGAGGCTCGGTGTATGGTTTCAAACTTCAGAGTCTGGATCTG CTGCTAGATACTAAGTCTACTGACCGGAAGATGACACTTCTCCACTACATTGCTCTGGTCGTCAAAGAGAAATATCCTGATCTGGCTACCTTCtacaatgaactgcactttgTGGATAAAGCTGCAGCAG TCTCCCTGGAGAACGTGCTGTTGGATGTTAAGGAGCTCGGTAAAGGCATGGATCTGGTCAGAAGAGAGTGCAGTCTGCACGACCACGCCGTACTCAagagcttccaccagaccaaCGATACGCAGCTGGACAAACTACAGAAAGACTCCAAGACTGCTGAG GAGGCCTTCAACAATGTGGTGCATTACTTTGGTGAGAGTCCTAAGACTACGCCGCCCTCTGTCTTCTTCCCAGTGTTTGTACGGTTCATCAGAGCTTACAAG GAGGCTGTGGAGGAAAACGAACAGAGGAAGAAGCAAGAGGAAGCAATGAGAGAAAAACTACTAGCACAGGAGGCCAAACAGCACGACCCCAAG GTCCAGGCTCAAAAGAAGCGACAGCAACAGCAGGATTTGATCGCAGAGCTCCGCCGCAGACAAGCCAAGGACCACCGGCCTGTGTATGAGGGCAAAGATGGCACCATTGAAGACATTATCACAG TGCTGAAGAGTGTCCCCTTCACAGCCCGCACGGCCAAACGGGGCTCGCGCTTCTTCTGCGATACCAACCTCTTCGATGAGTCCATCTGCTAG
- the fmnl3 gene encoding formin-like protein 3 isoform X6 — MGNIESVDGQSEMKHHIMPLKVPMPDPTELEERFAIVLNSMNLPPDKARLLRQYDNEKKWDLICDQERFQVKNPPHTYIQKLRGYLDPRVTRKKFRRRVQESTKVLRELEISLRTNHIGWVREFLNDENRGLDILVEYLSFAQCAVIYGTAANSKTIKNSRLVSQKDDVHVCIMCLRAIMNYQYGFNLVMSHAHAVNEIALSLNNKNPRTKALVLELLAAVCLVRGGHEIILSAFDNFKEVCKEKHRFEKLMEYFRSEDGNIDFMVACMQFINIVVHSVEDMNFRVHLQYEFTKLGLDDFLEKSKHTESDKLSVQIQAYLDNVFDVGGLLEDAETKNVALEKVEELEEHLSHVTEKLLDVENETMMKVADLEKQLLHKDKELSAIKETYESASSQVHTLRRMIQEKDAAFQRHNNIEKRLLELEQQGTIRLRKQPDGDIAIEALGGGAAAGASLRDLGSLTASMIGSGGPGATSPCPIEAVAPPPPPPPPPPAPPLPSEVECVPIPPPPPPPLPGTSPSVILSVGLSAIRIKKPIKTKFRLPVFNWTALKPNQINGTVFNEIDDERVLEELDLEKFEELFKTKAQGPVVDLSCSKSKVSQKAINKVQLLDANRSKNLAITLRKANKTTEEICKAIQTFDLKALPVDFVECLMRFLPTEAESKLLRQYERERRPLDQLAEEDRFMLLFSKIERLTQRMSIITFVGNFSDNVNMLTPQLNAIIAASASVKSSPKLKKILEIILALGNYMNSSKRGSVYGFKLQSLDLLLDTKSTDRKMTLLHYIALVVKEKYPDLATFYNELHFVDKAAAVSLENVLLDVKELGKGMDLVRRECSLHDHAVLKSFHQTNDTQLDKLQKDSKTAEEAFNNVVHYFGESPKTTPPSVFFPVFVRFIRAYKEAVEENEQRKKQEEAMREKLLAQEAKQHDPKVQAQKKRQQQQDLIAELRRRQAKDHRPVYEGKDGTIEDIITVLKSVPFTARTAKRGSRFFCDTNLFDESIC, encoded by the exons AACTCTATGAACCTGCCCCCAGATAAAGCACGTCTCCTCCGGCAGTACGATAATGAGAAGAAGTGGGACCTTATCTGTGACCAG GAGCGTTTCCAAGTAAAGAATCCTCCACATACATACATCCAGAAACTACGTGGATATTTAGACCCAAGAGTCACACGCAAG AAATTCCGCAGGAGGGTCCAGGAATCCACCAAAGTCTTGCGAGAGCTGGAGATATCACTGAGAACCAATCACATAGG GTGGGTTCGTGAGTTCCTCAACGATGAGAACAGAGGCCTGGACATCCTGGTGGAGTATCTCTCCTTCGCCCAGTGTGCCGTCAT CTATGGCACAGCTGCCAACAGCAAAACCATCAAAAACTCCAGATTAGTCAGTCAAAAGGATGATGTGCATGTGTGCATCATGTGCCTCAGAGCAATCATGAACTATCAG TATGGCTTCAACCTCGTCATGTCTCATGCACATGCGGTCAACGAAATCGCCCTGAGTTTGAACAATAAGAACCCAAG AACAAAGGCGCTGGTCCTGGAGCTGCTGGCTGCTGTGTGTTTGGTGCGAGGTGGTCATGAAATCATCCTCTCAGCGTTTGATAACTTCAAAGAG GTTTGTAAGGAGAAGCACCGCTTTGAGAAGCTGATGGAATATTTCCGTAGCGAAGATGGGAACATTGACTTCATG GTGGCTTGTATGCAGTTCATCAACATTGTGGTCCATTCGGTTGAGGACATGAACTTCCGTGTACATCTGCAGTACGAGTTCACTAAACTGGGGCTTGATGACTTCCTGGAG AAATCCAAGCACACAGAGAGTGATAAGTTGTCGGTGCAGATCCAGGCTTACCTGGATAATGTGTTTGATGTTGGAGGTCTGTTGGAGGACGCTGAAACAAAGAATGTGGCCCTGGAGAAAGTGGAGGAGCTGGAAGAGCATTTGTCACAT GTGACAGAGAAGCTTCTAGATGTTGAAAATGAGACCATGATGAAGGTAGCAGACCTGGAGAAACAGCTGTTACACAAAGACAAGGAACTGTCAGCCATAAAG GAGACGTATGAGTCCGCCAGCTCACAGGTGCACACGCTGCGGCGGATGATCCAGGAGAAGGACGCTGCCTTCCAGAGGCACAACAACATCGAGAAGCGGTTGCTGGAGTTGGAGCAGCAGGGCACCATCCGTTTACGCAAGCAGCCTGATGGGGACATTGCCATTGAGGCTCTGGGTGGTGGAGCAGCAGCTGGAGCTTCTCTGAGAGACCTGGGCTCACTTACTGCAAGCATGATTGGGAGTGGAGGTCCAGGTGCCACATCACCCTGTCCTATTGAAGCTGTTGCTCCACCCCCGCCGCCACCACCACCTCCACCTGCcccaccactcccttcagaaG TCGAGTGTGTTCCTATtcctcctccacctcctccaCCTCTACCTGGAACATCACCATCAGTCATCCTTAGTGTCGGCTTATCag CCATACGTATCAAGAAACCAATAAAAACCAAGTTCCGTCTTCCTGTCTTCAACTGGACTGCACTGAAACCCAACCAGATCAACGGCACCGTCTTCAACGAGATCGATGATGAGCGTGTGCTTGAG GAGTTGGATCTGGAGAAGTTTGAGGAGCTGTTCAAGACAAAAGCCCAGGGTCCTGTGGTAGATCTGTCATGCTCAAAGAGCAAGGTTTCCCAAAAGGCCATCAATAAAGTTCAGCTGCTTGATGCCAATCGTTCGAAGAACTTGGCCATCACTCTGCGCAAGGCCAACAAGACCACAGAGGAGATctgcaaagccattcaaac GTTTGATCTGAAAGCCTTGCCGGTGGACTTTGTGGAATGCCTGATGCGGTTCCTGCCCACGGAGGCTGAGAGCAAACTACTGCGTCAGTACGAGCGGGAGAGGAGACCTCTGGACCAGCTTGCTGAGGAAGACCGCTTCATGCTCCTCTTCAGCAAGATTGAGCGGCTCACTCAGAGAATGAGCATCATCACGTTTGTGGGCAACTTCAGCGATAATGTCAACATGCTGACCCCG CAACTCAACGCCATCATCGCGGCATCAGCTTCAGTGAAGTCCTCTCCAAAGTTAAAGAAGATTCTTGAA ATCATTCTGGCTCTGGGCAACTACATGAACAGTAGTAAAAGAGGCTCGGTGTATGGTTTCAAACTTCAGAGTCTGGATCTG CTGCTAGATACTAAGTCTACTGACCGGAAGATGACACTTCTCCACTACATTGCTCTGGTCGTCAAAGAGAAATATCCTGATCTGGCTACCTTCtacaatgaactgcactttgTGGATAAAGCTGCAGCAG TCTCCCTGGAGAACGTGCTGTTGGATGTTAAGGAGCTCGGTAAAGGCATGGATCTGGTCAGAAGAGAGTGCAGTCTGCACGACCACGCCGTACTCAagagcttccaccagaccaaCGATACGCAGCTGGACAAACTACAGAAAGACTCCAAGACTGCTGAG GAGGCCTTCAACAATGTGGTGCATTACTTTGGTGAGAGTCCTAAGACTACGCCGCCCTCTGTCTTCTTCCCAGTGTTTGTACGGTTCATCAGAGCTTACAAG GAGGCTGTGGAGGAAAACGAACAGAGGAAGAAGCAAGAGGAAGCAATGAGAGAAAAACTACTAGCACAGGAGGCCAAACAGCACGACCCCAAG GTCCAGGCTCAAAAGAAGCGACAGCAACAGCAGGATTTGATCGCAGAGCTCCGCCGCAGACAAGCCAAGGACCACCGGCCTGTGTATGAGGGCAAAGATGGCACCATTGAAGACATTATCACAG TGCTGAAGAGTGTCCCCTTCACAGCCCGCACGGCCAAACGGGGCTCGCGCTTCTTCTGCGATACCAACCTCTTCGATGAGTCCATCTGCTAG